In Herbaspirillum seropedicae, a single window of DNA contains:
- a CDS encoding FGGY-family carbohydrate kinase — protein sequence METYLIGIDVGTGSARAGVFDPQGQLLASARHDIDLFRDERRARVEQSSAQIWEAVCQAVRAAVTKSGIDPAAVAGIGVDATCSLVVQGASAGVGDPGHPERDVIVWMDHRALEQAQRINRMGHAVLSYVGGVISPEMETPKLLWLKENLPEVYASAAHFFDLTDFLTWKATGSLQRSSCTVTCKWTYLAHEAGWDASYFRQIGLGDLAEAGFARIGAEVVWPGTPLAGGLTQTAAQAMGLRPGIAVAAGLIDAHAGGVGTVAARGGQGDAAACMAYVFGTSSCTMTSHADPVLVPGVWGPYYKAMAPGMWLNEGGQSAAGAAIDHLLRLHPATPQAREEAARAQMELPQWLAQQALAAVDHPSEAVWLAGQLTVVPEFLGNRSPLADPQARAALVGLGMEHDIDSLVALYVAGLCSLGYGLRQIIEAQAACGVRVQSISVSGGAGVHPLTRQLLADATGMPVEITASPEPVLLGSAMLAAVAAGLHADLQSAMPAMSSVAGRSLPAQGDVAALHAARYQAFLKSQQLARELRDSLAPLLAAHTQGHH from the coding sequence ATGGAGACTTATCTGATCGGCATCGATGTCGGCACCGGCTCGGCCCGGGCCGGTGTGTTCGACCCCCAGGGCCAGTTGCTGGCCAGCGCCCGGCATGACATCGATCTCTTCCGCGACGAGCGCCGCGCGCGCGTCGAACAATCCAGCGCCCAGATCTGGGAGGCCGTCTGCCAGGCGGTGCGCGCTGCCGTGACCAAGTCCGGCATCGACCCGGCAGCAGTGGCTGGCATCGGCGTCGATGCCACCTGTTCGCTGGTCGTGCAGGGCGCCAGCGCCGGGGTGGGCGACCCCGGCCATCCCGAGCGCGATGTCATCGTCTGGATGGATCATCGCGCCCTGGAACAGGCCCAGCGCATCAACCGCATGGGGCATGCGGTGCTGTCCTATGTGGGCGGGGTGATCTCGCCGGAAATGGAAACGCCCAAGCTGCTCTGGCTGAAGGAAAACCTGCCGGAGGTCTATGCCAGCGCCGCCCATTTCTTCGACCTGACCGATTTCCTGACCTGGAAGGCCACCGGTTCGCTGCAACGCTCTTCCTGCACCGTGACCTGCAAATGGACCTACCTGGCCCATGAGGCCGGCTGGGATGCCAGCTATTTCCGGCAGATCGGCCTGGGCGACCTGGCCGAGGCCGGCTTTGCGCGCATCGGCGCAGAGGTGGTGTGGCCCGGCACGCCGCTGGCGGGCGGCCTGACTCAGACGGCGGCGCAGGCCATGGGCTTGCGGCCCGGTATTGCGGTCGCGGCCGGCCTGATCGACGCCCATGCCGGTGGCGTGGGCACGGTGGCCGCTCGTGGTGGGCAGGGTGATGCGGCGGCCTGCATGGCCTATGTCTTCGGCACCTCTTCCTGCACCATGACCAGCCATGCCGATCCGGTGCTGGTGCCGGGCGTCTGGGGGCCGTACTACAAGGCCATGGCGCCGGGCATGTGGTTGAACGAAGGTGGGCAGTCTGCCGCCGGGGCCGCCATCGATCACTTGCTGCGCCTGCATCCGGCCACGCCCCAGGCCAGGGAAGAGGCGGCCCGTGCGCAGATGGAATTGCCGCAGTGGCTGGCGCAGCAGGCGCTGGCGGCGGTGGACCATCCGTCGGAGGCGGTCTGGCTGGCCGGCCAGCTCACGGTGGTGCCGGAATTCCTCGGCAACCGCTCGCCGCTGGCCGATCCGCAGGCGCGCGCCGCCTTGGTGGGACTGGGCATGGAGCACGACATCGATAGCCTGGTGGCGCTTTACGTGGCCGGCCTGTGCAGCCTGGGCTATGGCCTGCGCCAGATCATCGAGGCCCAGGCCGCCTGCGGCGTGCGGGTGCAGAGCATCTCGGTCTCGGGCGGCGCGGGCGTACACCCGCTGACGCGCCAGTTACTGGCCGACGCCACCGGCATGCCGGTGGAAATCACCGCCAGCCCGGAACCGGTGCTGCTGGGTTCGGCCATGCTGGCGGCGGTGGCGGCCGGCTTGCATGCCGATCTGCAGAGCGCCATGCCGGCCATGTCCAGCGTGGCCGGGCGCAGCCTGCCGGCGCAGGGCGATGTCGCCGCGCTGCATGCGGCGCGCTACCAGGCCTTCCTCAAGAGCCAGCAACTGGCGCGGGAGCTGCGCGACAGCCTGGCCCCGCTGCTGGCGGCGCATACGCAGGGCCATCATTGA
- a CDS encoding SDR family oxidoreductase: protein MSFAGKTVIITGAGRGIGRACALLLAQRGAQVIALARTASDLARLQEEIGARVIAVDLSDPAAARRAMAEAGTADFLINSAGINVLESVLEMSDEGYEAVLGVNLRAALITCQAFARMRIAQGGGGAMVNITSIAGHRGFEQHLCYAASKAGLEGATRVLARELGPHGIRVNAVAPTITLTELAEAAWSDPAKSGPMMARHPSARFASPEDVARSIAMLLSPDAAMLNGAVVPVDGGFLAV from the coding sequence ATGTCATTTGCAGGAAAGACGGTCATCATCACCGGGGCCGGGCGCGGCATCGGGCGCGCCTGCGCGCTGCTGCTGGCGCAGCGCGGCGCCCAGGTGATCGCGCTGGCGCGGACCGCCAGCGACCTGGCGCGCTTGCAGGAAGAGATCGGTGCGCGTGTCATTGCCGTGGACCTGAGCGATCCGGCCGCCGCGCGGCGCGCCATGGCCGAGGCCGGCACCGCCGATTTTCTGATCAACAGCGCTGGCATCAATGTGCTGGAATCGGTGCTGGAGATGAGCGATGAGGGCTATGAAGCCGTGCTGGGCGTGAACCTGCGCGCCGCGCTGATCACCTGCCAGGCCTTTGCCCGGATGCGCATCGCCCAGGGCGGCGGCGGAGCCATGGTCAACATCACGTCCATTGCCGGTCATCGCGGCTTTGAGCAGCATCTGTGCTATGCCGCCTCCAAGGCCGGTCTGGAAGGTGCTACCCGGGTGCTGGCGCGGGAGCTGGGGCCGCATGGCATCCGGGTCAATGCGGTGGCGCCTACCATCACCCTGACCGAGCTGGCCGAGGCCGCCTGGAGCGATCCGGCCAAGTCGGGGCCGATGATGGCGCGCCATCCCAGCGCACGCTTCGCCTCGCCCGAGGACGTGGCGCGCAGCATTGCCATGCTGCTCTCGCCGGATGCGGCCATGCTCAATGGGGCGGTGGTGCCGGTGGATGGGGGATTTCTGGCGGTGTAG
- a CDS encoding glycine zipper 2TM domain-containing protein, giving the protein MKTLHKIAAISVTAIALTAMTGCSNMSTRDKNTAIGATVGAVGGAILTGGSGIGTAGGAAVGGVIGHQIGR; this is encoded by the coding sequence ATGAAAACTCTGCACAAGATCGCTGCCATTTCCGTGACTGCCATTGCGCTGACCGCCATGACCGGCTGCAGCAACATGAGCACCCGCGACAAGAACACCGCCATCGGCGCCACGGTCGGCGCGGTCGGCGGCGCCATCCTCACCGGCGGCAGCGGCATCGGTACCGCTGGCGGCGCCGCGGTAGGCGGCGTGATCGGTCACCAGATCGGCCGCTGA
- a CDS encoding alpha/beta fold hydrolase, whose translation MTLTFRLRHVARLLLSSAALMLCSAATQAADPPRPVEGDWVAPRFQFHTGQTLENLRLHYVTLGDRANPAVLVLHGTYQSAQAMLSKDFGGQLFGPGQPLDASKYFIIIPDGIGVGKSSKPSDGLRAAFPQYNYADMVLAQYRMLTEGMGITHLRLIIGNSMGGMQTWIWGGTYPGFADGLVPMASQPTEMASRNWMMRRMLVESIKQDPAWNNGNYTTQPPSLRLANNMFVFATNGGTLAYQAMAGSHAQADKLVDERLAAPVTADANDFIYQWGSSADYNAAPGLSKIKAPVLAINSADDERNPPETGVMQAALKEVPSAQLLLIPASAETRGHGTTGMARFYVRELEQFIKGLPAR comes from the coding sequence ATGACCCTGACCTTTCGCCTCCGCCATGTCGCCCGCCTGCTGCTGTCTTCAGCCGCCCTGATGTTATGCAGCGCAGCAACGCAGGCGGCCGACCCACCCCGTCCGGTCGAGGGCGACTGGGTGGCGCCGCGCTTCCAGTTCCATACCGGCCAGACGCTGGAGAACCTGCGCCTGCACTATGTGACCCTGGGTGACCGCGCCAATCCGGCGGTGCTGGTGCTGCACGGCACCTACCAGAGCGCCCAGGCCATGCTGTCCAAGGACTTCGGCGGCCAGCTGTTCGGCCCCGGCCAGCCGCTGGACGCCAGCAAGTACTTCATCATCATTCCCGACGGCATCGGCGTGGGCAAGTCCAGCAAGCCCTCCGACGGCCTGCGCGCCGCCTTCCCGCAGTACAACTATGCTGACATGGTACTGGCGCAATACCGCATGCTCACCGAAGGCATGGGCATCACGCATCTGCGCCTGATCATCGGCAATTCCATGGGTGGCATGCAGACCTGGATCTGGGGCGGGACCTATCCGGGCTTTGCCGACGGCCTGGTGCCGATGGCCTCGCAACCTACCGAGATGGCCAGCCGCAACTGGATGATGCGGCGCATGCTGGTGGAATCCATCAAGCAGGACCCGGCCTGGAACAATGGCAACTACACCACCCAGCCGCCCTCGCTGCGCCTGGCCAACAACATGTTCGTCTTTGCCACCAATGGCGGCACGCTGGCCTATCAGGCCATGGCGGGCAGCCATGCCCAGGCCGACAAGCTGGTCGATGAACGCCTGGCCGCGCCGGTGACGGCGGACGCCAATGACTTCATCTACCAATGGGGGTCCTCGGCGGACTACAACGCTGCGCCGGGCCTGTCCAAGATCAAGGCGCCGGTGCTGGCCATCAATTCGGCCGACGATGAACGCAATCCGCCCGAGACCGGCGTCATGCAGGCCGCCTTGAAGGAAGTGCCGAGCGCGCAGTTGCTGCTGATCCCGGCCAGCGCCGAGACGCGCGGCCACGGCACCACCGGCATGGCGCGCTTCTATGTGCGTGAGCTGGAGCAGTTCATCAAGGGCTTGCCGGCCCGCTGA
- a CDS encoding AraC family transcriptional regulator has protein sequence MTIRPNLSETPEALPRERPADGVDPLTEILLGLRLDGVEYARYVLHEPWAVAFPARREATFHFVAQGGCWMQVGQQAWLQLNTGDAVLLPRGAPHALASAPGLPTVEIGKLARKALADNLFLIDDSGNGLADAPAHPASLPPSHVLFSGTLRFNLDPLHPLLMMMPEAMRACDLAQRDPAVLALLDAMEREVALNRIGACGILARLADVLAASIIRGWVECACSDASGWIAAVRCPQVGRVLAAVHQHPERDWSVAELAALMGASRSSFIDKFSAAVGETPAKYVARVKMFQARHWIAREGLRVAVVANRLGYDSEASFSRAFKRIIGHPPSEARLG, from the coding sequence ATGACTATTCGTCCAAATCTATCGGAAACCCCGGAGGCCTTGCCCCGGGAGCGCCCTGCCGACGGCGTCGATCCCCTGACCGAGATCCTGCTGGGCCTGCGCCTGGATGGCGTCGAATATGCCCGCTATGTGCTGCACGAACCCTGGGCAGTGGCCTTCCCGGCAAGGCGCGAGGCGACCTTCCATTTCGTCGCCCAAGGCGGTTGTTGGATGCAGGTCGGCCAGCAGGCGTGGCTGCAGCTCAATACGGGCGACGCCGTGCTGCTGCCGCGCGGTGCGCCGCATGCGCTGGCCAGTGCGCCGGGACTGCCGACGGTAGAGATCGGCAAGCTGGCGCGCAAGGCGCTGGCGGACAATCTCTTCCTGATCGACGACAGCGGCAACGGCCTGGCCGACGCCCCCGCGCACCCGGCATCGCTGCCACCGTCGCATGTGCTCTTTTCCGGCACGCTGCGCTTCAACCTGGACCCCTTGCATCCGCTGTTGATGATGATGCCCGAGGCCATGCGCGCCTGCGACCTGGCCCAGCGCGATCCGGCCGTGCTGGCCCTGCTCGATGCGATGGAACGCGAAGTGGCGCTCAACCGCATCGGCGCCTGCGGCATCCTGGCGCGCCTGGCCGATGTGCTGGCCGCCAGCATCATCCGCGGATGGGTGGAATGCGCCTGCAGCGACGCCAGCGGCTGGATCGCGGCGGTGCGCTGCCCGCAGGTGGGACGGGTGCTGGCAGCGGTACACCAGCATCCGGAACGCGACTGGTCGGTGGCCGAACTGGCCGCGCTGATGGGGGCGTCGCGTTCCAGCTTCATCGACAAGTTCTCGGCCGCCGTGGGCGAGACCCCGGCCAAGTATGTCGCGCGGGTGAAGATGTTCCAGGCGCGCCACTGGATTGCCCGCGAGGGCTTGCGAGTCGCGGTGGTGGCCAATCGCCTCGGCTACGATTCGGAAGCGTCCTTCAGTCGCGCCTTCAAGCGCATCATCGGCCATCCGCCCAGCGAGGCCAGGCTGGGCTGA
- a CDS encoding MFS transporter: MSTPGIIEAPLTETAAPATAPAPTAHKAGQEAPANWSGIASLALGVFSLVTAEFLPASLLTAIASDLHVSDGAAGQAVTATAIVGAVAAPSIPLLTRNIDRKRVVLMLSLLLLVSNILAVTAPNLPVLLVARVLLGVALGGFWSMAAALAMRLVPDHLFARAMSLILTGVSVATVCAAPIGAYMGNLWGWRSAFVAAGVVSLVAIAIQWIAIPRLPPKDHPSLKVLAELLGRKDVRVALLAVLLVVSGHFAGFTYIRPLMEQITHMSVTTISAVLLGYGVGGFFGNFAGGFIAERSERYAIVSGGALIALLAASLWVAGSSPVVAAVAITLWGFAFGAFPVGFQTWIVRAAPDHAEGAGGLLVAAFQVAIASGAIGGGVLVDHVGALGGPIFAVVAITLGTLLTLRYGPRGGGAPVAGNAHF, translated from the coding sequence ATGTCCACCCCCGGCATCATCGAGGCCCCGCTGACCGAGACGGCGGCCCCGGCCACTGCCCCTGCGCCCACTGCCCACAAGGCAGGCCAGGAGGCACCGGCCAACTGGAGCGGTATCGCCAGCCTGGCGCTGGGCGTGTTCAGCCTGGTCACCGCTGAATTCCTGCCGGCCAGCCTGCTCACCGCCATAGCCTCCGACCTGCACGTCTCCGATGGCGCGGCCGGGCAGGCCGTCACGGCCACGGCCATCGTCGGGGCGGTCGCCGCACCCAGCATTCCGTTGCTGACCCGCAATATCGACCGCAAGCGCGTGGTGCTGATGCTCTCGCTGCTGTTGCTGGTGTCCAATATCCTGGCCGTGACCGCGCCCAACCTGCCGGTGCTGCTGGTGGCGCGCGTGCTGCTGGGCGTGGCGCTGGGCGGTTTCTGGTCGATGGCGGCGGCCTTGGCCATGCGCCTGGTGCCGGATCATCTGTTTGCCCGGGCCATGTCGCTGATCCTCACCGGTGTGTCGGTGGCCACCGTGTGCGCCGCGCCCATTGGCGCCTACATGGGCAATCTGTGGGGCTGGCGCAGCGCCTTCGTGGCTGCGGGCGTGGTCAGTCTGGTGGCCATCGCGATCCAGTGGATCGCCATTCCGCGCCTGCCGCCCAAGGATCATCCCAGCCTCAAGGTGTTGGCTGAACTGCTGGGACGCAAGGATGTACGGGTGGCGTTGCTGGCGGTGCTGCTGGTGGTGTCGGGGCATTTTGCCGGCTTTACCTACATCCGTCCGCTGATGGAGCAGATCACCCACATGTCAGTCACGACGATCTCCGCCGTGCTGCTGGGCTATGGCGTGGGCGGCTTCTTCGGCAACTTTGCGGGTGGCTTCATCGCCGAACGCAGCGAACGCTACGCCATCGTCAGTGGCGGCGCGCTCATCGCCCTGCTGGCGGCCTCCCTGTGGGTGGCCGGCAGTTCGCCGGTGGTGGCGGCCGTGGCCATCACGCTGTGGGGCTTTGCCTTCGGCGCCTTCCCGGTGGGCTTCCAGACCTGGATCGTGCGCGCCGCGCCAGACCATGCGGAAGGCGCAGGCGGACTGCTGGTGGCGGCCTTCCAGGTGGCCATCGCCAGCGGGGCGATTGGCGGCGGCGTGCTGGTCGATCATGTGGGCGCGCTGGGCGGCCCCATCTTCGCGGTCGTGGCCATCACCTTGGGCACGCTGCTGACGCTGCGCTACGGCCCGCGTGGCGGCGGTGCGCCGGTGGCGGGCAATGCACACTTCTGA
- a CDS encoding glutathione S-transferase family protein has translation MKIHHHPLSGHAHRAVLFASLLGLPAELVEVDLAAGAHKKPAFLALNPFGQVPVLEDGEVVIADSNAILVYLAKKAGRSDWLPEDAQGAAAVQRWLSVAAGELAYGPAAARLVTVFGAAFNAEEVIQRAHLLLGRLEQHLAKRDWLAADHPTIADVAVYSYLARAPEGNVDLRGYPGVQGFLQRIEALPGFVPFAQTAAGLMAAQA, from the coding sequence ATGAAGATCCATCACCATCCTCTCTCGGGCCACGCCCATCGCGCCGTCCTGTTTGCCTCGCTCCTGGGCCTTCCGGCCGAGCTGGTCGAAGTCGACCTGGCCGCTGGCGCCCACAAGAAGCCGGCCTTCCTGGCCCTCAATCCGTTCGGCCAGGTGCCGGTGCTGGAAGATGGCGAGGTGGTGATTGCCGACTCCAACGCCATCCTGGTCTATCTGGCCAAGAAGGCTGGCCGCAGCGACTGGCTGCCCGAAGACGCCCAGGGCGCGGCCGCCGTGCAGCGCTGGCTGTCGGTGGCCGCCGGTGAGCTGGCATACGGCCCGGCGGCGGCGCGGCTGGTGACGGTCTTCGGTGCAGCCTTCAACGCCGAGGAAGTGATCCAGCGCGCCCACCTCTTGCTGGGGCGCCTGGAACAGCACCTGGCCAAGCGAGACTGGCTTGCCGCCGACCACCCGACCATTGCCGACGTAGCGGTCTACAGCTATCTCGCCCGCGCTCCCGAGGGCAATGTCGATCTGCGTGGCTATCCGGGCGTGCAAGGCTTCTTGCAGCGCATCGAAGCCTTGCCCGGCTTCGTCCCCTTCGCCCAGACTGCGGCTGGCCTGATGGCAGCCCAGGCCTGA
- a CDS encoding pyridoxamine 5'-phosphate oxidase family protein — translation MSTSSSPSVWHAGEQMLQAQLGVADKMQALGQRVVRTVMPDQHRDFYRQLPFIVLGSVDPVGDAWATLLEGQPGFLTSPSPVQLDMHAHPAPADPAAAGMAAGAPVGLLGIEMHTRRRNRMNGVLAELEQGWRVQVEQSFGNCPRYIQLRDYSFARDPAQDHPGQPELLATLDASARELIGMADAFFVATYADVDERRQVDVSHRGGKAGFVRVDAEGVLTVPDFNGNLFFSTLGNIVLNGRAGLLFVDYANGDVLQMSGQAELILDSPEIAAFEGAERLWTFRPQRIVRRRAALALRWRFQEQGWSPYVLATGQWPRAAA, via the coding sequence ATGAGCACTTCTTCCTCCCCATCGGTCTGGCATGCAGGCGAGCAGATGCTGCAAGCGCAACTCGGCGTGGCCGACAAGATGCAAGCCCTCGGCCAGCGCGTGGTGCGCACCGTCATGCCCGATCAGCATCGGGATTTCTATCGCCAGTTGCCTTTCATCGTGCTGGGCAGCGTCGATCCGGTAGGCGACGCCTGGGCGACTTTGCTGGAAGGACAGCCGGGTTTCCTGACCTCGCCTTCACCCGTCCAGCTGGACATGCACGCCCATCCTGCGCCCGCCGATCCGGCTGCCGCCGGGATGGCCGCGGGCGCGCCGGTCGGCCTGCTGGGCATCGAGATGCACACGCGCCGGCGCAACCGCATGAATGGCGTCCTGGCGGAGCTGGAACAGGGCTGGCGGGTCCAGGTGGAGCAGAGCTTCGGTAACTGCCCCCGCTACATCCAGCTGCGCGACTATTCCTTTGCGCGTGATCCGGCGCAGGATCATCCCGGCCAGCCGGAATTGCTGGCCACGCTGGACGCCTCGGCGCGCGAATTGATCGGCATGGCCGATGCCTTTTTCGTGGCCACCTATGCCGATGTGGACGAGCGGCGCCAGGTCGATGTCTCCCATCGTGGCGGCAAGGCGGGGTTCGTGCGGGTGGACGCTGAGGGTGTGCTGACCGTGCCGGACTTCAACGGCAACCTGTTCTTTTCCACGCTGGGCAACATCGTCCTCAATGGCCGTGCGGGTTTGCTGTTCGTCGACTATGCCAACGGAGATGTGCTGCAGATGAGCGGGCAGGCCGAGCTCATCCTCGATTCGCCGGAGATTGCCGCCTTCGAAGGGGCCGAGCGGCTGTGGACCTTCCGCCCGCAGCGTATCGTGCGCCGCCGCGCCGCGCTGGCCTTGCGGTGGCGCTTCCAGGAGCAAGGCTGGTCGCCGTATGTGCTGGCGACGGGCCAGTGGCCGCGCGCGGCTGCCTGA
- a CDS encoding LysR family transcriptional regulator, which produces MDRWLAMRIFVQVAEAASFAKAARQMQLSAPAVTRTVATLEELVGARLLVRTTRSVKTTEAGARYLEDCRRILAEIAEAEAAAAGHYDQPSGTLSVTAALLFGQMHVLPIVTEYLDLYPGMRARTFFIDRPVNIVEEGMDVAVRIGHLPDSGFTAIQVGSVRRVICAAPDYLRRHGVPTSPADLKQHRIVTSTSAWASPEWRFADGQRVLVEAALQTNTNEAAIATARQGWGLTRVLAYQVAADLQAGRLQRVMSEFEEPPLPIHVLYPEGRRSPAKVRAFIDLAVCRLREHAAFY; this is translated from the coding sequence ATGGACCGTTGGCTGGCGATGCGCATCTTCGTGCAAGTGGCCGAAGCCGCCAGTTTCGCCAAGGCGGCGCGGCAGATGCAACTGAGCGCACCGGCGGTGACCCGCACCGTGGCGACGCTGGAAGAACTGGTCGGTGCGCGCTTGCTGGTGCGCACCACGCGCTCGGTCAAGACCACCGAAGCCGGCGCCCGCTACCTGGAAGACTGCCGCCGCATCCTCGCCGAAATCGCCGAAGCCGAGGCGGCTGCCGCCGGTCATTACGACCAGCCCTCGGGAACGCTGTCGGTCACGGCGGCCTTGCTGTTCGGGCAGATGCATGTGCTGCCCATCGTCACCGAGTATCTGGATCTCTATCCCGGCATGCGGGCACGCACCTTCTTCATTGATCGTCCCGTCAACATCGTCGAGGAGGGCATGGATGTGGCCGTGCGCATCGGCCATCTGCCTGATTCCGGCTTCACGGCCATCCAGGTCGGTTCGGTGCGCCGCGTGATCTGCGCCGCACCCGATTATCTGCGTCGGCATGGTGTGCCGACCTCACCGGCCGATCTCAAGCAGCATCGCATCGTCACCTCTACCAGCGCCTGGGCCTCGCCCGAGTGGCGTTTTGCTGATGGCCAGCGCGTGCTGGTGGAGGCCGCCCTGCAGACCAATACCAACGAGGCCGCCATCGCCACGGCCCGCCAGGGTTGGGGATTGACACGGGTATTGGCGTACCAGGTGGCGGCTGACCTGCAGGCAGGGCGCTTGCAGCGGGTCATGAGCGAGTTCGAAGAGCCGCCCTTGCCGATTCATGTGCTCTATCCGGAAGGGCGGCGCTCGCCGGCCAAGGTGCGGGCTTTCATCGATCTGGCGGTGTGCCGTTTGAGAGAGCATGCGGCTTTTTACTGA
- a CDS encoding type II toxin-antitoxin system Phd/YefM family antitoxin — translation MQTNQVSKTEFKAKALEYFRQVEASGETLVVTDHGKPAVEVRPFREAQRAPLAILAGSVLRYDDPTEPVDVEWEAAQ, via the coding sequence ATGCAAACGAACCAAGTTTCCAAGACCGAATTCAAGGCCAAGGCGCTCGAATACTTCCGCCAAGTGGAAGCCTCTGGTGAGACCCTGGTGGTGACGGATCATGGCAAGCCTGCCGTGGAGGTGCGCCCATTTCGGGAGGCTCAACGGGCGCCCCTGGCAATCCTGGCTGGGTCCGTCCTGCGCTATGACGACCCTACCGAGCCAGTGGATGTCGAGTGGGAGGCCGCGCAGTGA
- a CDS encoding type II toxin-antitoxin system VapC family toxin produces MIILDTHALVWWVGADPTLSRKARQVIEKEMAGGDIIISAISAWEIAMLVEREKLVLSMEVERWMATVAEIEAVRMVPVDVEVSVKAVALPGEFHKDPADRMIVATARKFSIPLVTKDEKIRAYPHVKTIW; encoded by the coding sequence GTGATCATTCTTGATACGCATGCCCTGGTCTGGTGGGTCGGCGCAGACCCCACCTTGAGCCGCAAGGCAAGGCAGGTGATCGAGAAGGAGATGGCGGGAGGGGACATCATCATCTCGGCCATTTCCGCATGGGAAATCGCCATGCTCGTGGAGCGCGAAAAGCTGGTGCTGTCGATGGAGGTGGAGCGCTGGATGGCCACCGTAGCGGAAATCGAGGCGGTTCGCATGGTACCGGTGGATGTGGAAGTCTCGGTCAAGGCGGTCGCCTTGCCGGGAGAGTTTCACAAGGACCCGGCAGACCGGATGATCGTAGCGACGGCGCGAAAATTCTCGATTCCGCTGGTCACCAAGGACGAAAAGATTCGCGCCTATCCGCATGTCAAGACCATCTGGTAG
- the gabD gene encoding NADP-dependent succinate-semialdehyde dehydrogenase, with translation MLQLKDPALLRQQAFVNGQWCDADQGERLAVHNPANGELLGHVPLMGAAETRRAIEAANAAWPAWKKKTAKERSAILRRWYELMLANTDDLALIMTAEQGKPLAEARGEIGYAASFIEWFAEEGKRTYGDTIPSPSPSNRIVVIKEAIGVCAAITPWNFPAAMITRKAGPALAAGCPMVLKPAEATPFSALALAVLAERAGIPAGVFSVVTGTPKGIGGEMTSNPIVRKISFTGSTGVGKLLMQQSASSIKKLSLELGGNAPFIVFDDADLDAAVEGAIASKYRNAGQTCVCANRIYVQDGVYDAFAAKLVEAVKKFKVGQGTEEGVTQGPLINEQAVQKVEQHVADAVAKGARVLLGGKRHALGHSFFEPTVLADVTPAMQVAREETFGPMAPLFRFKTDEEVLALANDTEFGLASYFYSRDIGRIWRVAEGLESGMVGINTGLISNEVAPFGGVKQSGLGREGSHYGIDDYLVVKYLCMGGI, from the coding sequence ATGCTGCAACTGAAAGACCCTGCCCTGCTGCGCCAGCAAGCCTTTGTCAACGGCCAGTGGTGCGACGCCGACCAGGGCGAACGCCTGGCCGTACACAATCCGGCCAACGGCGAACTGCTCGGCCATGTTCCCCTGATGGGAGCAGCCGAGACACGCCGCGCCATCGAAGCTGCCAATGCCGCCTGGCCCGCCTGGAAGAAGAAGACCGCCAAGGAACGCAGCGCCATCCTGCGCCGCTGGTACGAACTGATGCTGGCCAACACGGACGACCTGGCGTTGATCATGACCGCCGAGCAGGGCAAGCCGCTGGCCGAGGCACGGGGCGAGATCGGCTATGCCGCCTCCTTCATCGAGTGGTTTGCCGAAGAGGGCAAGCGCACCTATGGCGACACCATCCCCTCCCCTTCGCCTTCCAACCGCATCGTCGTCATCAAGGAAGCCATCGGCGTATGCGCCGCGATCACGCCGTGGAACTTCCCGGCCGCCATGATCACCCGCAAGGCCGGCCCGGCGCTGGCCGCCGGCTGCCCGATGGTCTTGAAGCCGGCTGAAGCCACCCCCTTCTCGGCGCTGGCGCTGGCCGTGCTGGCCGAGCGCGCGGGCATTCCGGCGGGCGTGTTCAGCGTGGTCACCGGCACGCCCAAGGGCATCGGCGGCGAGATGACCTCCAACCCCATCGTGCGCAAGATCAGCTTCACCGGCTCCACTGGCGTGGGCAAGCTGCTGATGCAGCAGAGCGCGTCCAGCATCAAGAAGCTCTCGCTGGAACTGGGCGGCAATGCGCCCTTCATCGTCTTTGACGACGCCGACCTGGACGCCGCCGTCGAAGGCGCGATCGCTTCCAAGTACCGCAACGCCGGCCAGACCTGCGTGTGCGCCAACCGCATCTATGTGCAGGATGGCGTCTATGACGCCTTCGCCGCCAAGCTGGTGGAAGCGGTGAAGAAGTTCAAGGTCGGCCAAGGCACCGAAGAAGGCGTGACCCAGGGTCCGCTGATCAATGAGCAGGCCGTGCAGAAGGTCGAGCAGCACGTCGCCGACGCCGTCGCCAAGGGCGCCCGCGTACTGCTGGGCGGCAAGCGCCACGCGCTGGGCCACAGCTTCTTCGAGCCCACCGTGCTGGCCGACGTCACCCCGGCCATGCAGGTCGCCCGCGAGGAGACCTTTGGCCCCATGGCCCCGCTGTTCCGCTTCAAGACCGACGAAGAAGTCCTGGCCCTGGCCAATGACACCGAGTTCGGCCTGGCCAGCTATTTCTACTCACGCGACATCGGCCGCATCTGGCGCGTGGCCGAAGGGCTGGAGTCGGGCATGGTGGGGATCAATACCGGGCTGATCTCCAACGAGGTCGCGCCGTTTGGCGGCGTGAAGCAGTCGGGACTGGGACGGGAAGGGTCGCACTACGGGATTGATGATTACCTGGTGGTGAAGTATCTGTGCATGGGGGGGATTTGA